TGTAGTACCTCATCTCCAGGATCATAATATTGCTCTAAATAGGGATGTGCAAGAGCTTCCTCGACAGGAATCCGTTTATGCGGATTAAAAGTTAACATTTTTCCAAGGAGGTCTAAAGCCAACGCATCAGCATTTGGAAAAAGTTTTGCCCAGGGTACATTTGGCTTAAATGGTAAAGATTCCAAATAGTTCCGTGCCTAAAGTCCAAAAAATTGTTAGCTTTTTCAAACTAAGAATATAGTTTTACTTGCCTTTTCATTAATAATACACTCTAAATCGTCTCGGGACGGCGACCCCAACACTCCAAGAATATGGTTAAGTTGATCCAGATAATGTTTTCCAGGGAATATTGGACGATTACTTAACATTTCAGCCAAAATGCAGCCAACGGACCATATATCAATAGATTTTGTGTATCCTTTTGAGTTAAGCATTATTTCAGGTGCTCTATACCACCGGGTAGCAACGTATTCTGTGAGAAAGCCAGTATGGTCGTGCTCGGGATCTGCAATACGAGCCAATCCAAAGTCGCAAatctataaaataaatgtaaccaataaaattatgtttttattttgcatttcaacCCATTTTCAGGCTTGATTTGTGGTTCCTATAGTCTTCCATTATAGGACTAATGAAAATTAAGCAACTCAATAAATTGTTTACAGTAAAGTATGTCaggaaaatatgtaaaaggTAAGTGTTTTCACCCTAAAGAATTATTATCAGGACTAGACGAGTCGATCTGCTAGTCCATATGAACGTCAAGAATGTTAGAATCATTCATataagattattttaaaaGATTTTTACCCCCGCTCTTGTCCTATTGATTGACATTAAACTGTTTCACATTTTGtggatattattatttaattggatATGTTAATAGTTAGCAATAATCAATAAATAACGTTCAAAACACTCAGTTCCCTACTATCATATTTTCCACTGCCCGATAGTTGGAGAATTGAAATTCTCACCTATTTATATGcatttatacccgttactcataGAGGGTATGCTATATTCGTTGAATAGTATGTAACATTCAGAAGGAatcgattttcgatttttttttttttttcattttatttcccaatatttatcgatataccagcaaaattatgaaatttcgcgtttgcATTCCCACTAGCTGAGCAGATAGCATGTTTTCCTGCGGTTTAGAGTGCAATCATAACTGCTTCGTTTAGGTCTATTATTTTGATTGTAAGGACTGAGGAGTAGGGGGAGAGGGAGAGTAGAAGCACAAATTGGATTTTGCTGGTTTCTCTTGTTACACTATTCTTACTATTCCATTGGTCTTCATGCCATCTGTGTAAAAGAATTTGTGGTTGGGAAAAGACTTTTTAGGAATTGAAGGAATTAGGACTTTGAAAgttatctgaatggcaggacgcaACAGGTCTTCTCTAAAAACTTGTATACTCCAAGGCACATACGGGGTCCCACAAGGAAGCACCTTCGTCCGTTTCTTTTTAACGACATTCCCccttagtaataaaacattcgcgtgtacttatgtacgcataCGATGTTAATTTATGCCTCCAGTATAAGGACATTTCTTgacatttggacttacaatccgatctagatctagatttcaaatatggtgccgagATAACGTACCAAACTTTAATGGATCCAAGTTATGATCTTCAGTCGTGCGAACCCAATACACaagacttacactctaagtgggtgctctttgGAGAGAATAACACGGATTGATGATCTTCAGACCATTTTtcgactattgtcaataagaccaggggtgtgcttggtttatAAAAAGGTATTTGATTATCCTTACATGACCAAAACGTTATTGATTTCGCTACTCCGTCCGATTCTTAAGtatggatcacctgtttggagacCAAAATACATAAAATTGGTTCAAAAAACGTCTTACTGTTGACCTTTCGGTACCTAATTGGAGATTTTCTTCCCTTGCTAACAGTAGAACGATACAGTCTCTATTTGAAAACTTATTCGTGTTGAAGTTGATAGTCACGACTTGGTTATTCGGCAGTGAAACACTGCTCAAGGCAGATTCACATGAATCTACATACGCCtaatcttaaatcattgtagatctaattatgagctGCATACCATCTTGATTGTCTACCGCTCTCAGAGCAATCAATTCTAACTTTTTTTAAACTCATAATTCgattttacatttattattattatttttatattatatttatttcctcGTTTCTGTACTCTTTTTCATATCGTCTTATTGTTATTCGAGACGTACAATGCACGGTAGCTCTTGagttgtatatatatttattaggtGGTAAGCCTGACATATTGTTGGCGCTAGTAAAGGTAAATCAATATGATTTTTAGAAGGTCCCAACCTTTAAAAAGCacgtgtatatatgtatgtatttgtaaGCTGTcagtttattaatttgtgaGTTATAGAATTTTGCGTTGTTGGAATATCCCTATTTCCTAACACATTGACCTTTGCATTTAGGATTTAAGTTATCGGATTTGGCCACACTATTATTATTGCCTTCCGGTAAGAAGCTCTCTCGGTCACTCTCTTGCGTTTTGATCTCTATAGATAGAATTATTGCACCTACAGTTACTATTacatctacatacatatggcATCCAGAAGCCTTTCAGGGAATTCTTGCACAGGCATTTCAGGGAATGCAGAAGCCTTTCGAGGAATGCCAACAGAAGCATTTCGGGGAATTATGAAGCAGAGTCTCACGCCCGGCAAGAGggtatggtaacttttcttcATGTGGTAGTACTTACACTCGACAAAGAATTATTCCGAAAGGCCTTCCGGATTACTTCCACTTCCGACTGGGGCACTCTCTTGtacgcatacagtgacagCCGACCATTTCACAAATTATGCCCTTCAATTTACAAGTTCTTTAAGTCtacttaaaaacaatattatttTCGAACAATGACAGTATGTAAAAagttcttgttttgcattgccatAACAAGATAATTGTTTCAATATAGAAAAGAAATAGTAATATCacataataaattttaatactGACTTTTATTGGATTaattgtcattagagtattcagcttgtGACGTCGTGCCTCAAGAAATAATTTGGCAATAAAAAGGTCGCacaattgatttatttttgaatattaatttttaacttttaatgtttgtatcaaatgcattaaaatttttagatttttacgCTCTCAATTTTATGCAAGCGTAGAGAGGGAAATTTTGCCTGTCACCAAAAAGCGGCTGCATAGTGCAAAACCTATGTTTTGCCACTACGCATCTTGCTCTAATGTCTTTGGTTAAACTTTACGGCACCTCATCTTCGTTATTTACGCAGAGAAGCTGCGTGTGGATCTAAGATCAAAACGCTTTTACGGCTGACGGCTATACAATATGTTGGAGTAAATATACTAACTGTTTAGCAATCTTCATTATTATATTTCATAAATGGTAAAAGAtgacaataattattatttacataCTTTTAAGTCGCACGTcttgtttaacagtaaattaCTCGGCTTAAGGTCCCGATGCAAGACGTTTGCGGAATGAATGTACTTCAGTCCACGCAATATCTGATATAAGAAGTAACAGATGTGATCATTACTTAGCCTctgaaataaaagcaaattaggttttgattattaaaattgtacaaaatatatgtatataaatatatataaaacggAGACTTATAATTCTCTTTTATAGTTTTATCTTGTCTTTTGATTTGTGTCCCCTCTTTTGCCTTTTTCATATTTGCCTTAGATCGTGTTATTGTTCTTCTTTACACGCCACGTATCAAAATTTCTGACAACTCTACCAGGGCTTAATATCTATCAAGAGCTCACAATCAAATGCAACCCTGGCTCGATAAGTCTATGCAACCCTTTGATAAGGGTTTCAAAACAACACATGCTTCTCCGACAAGGCCATTCTGATAAATTACACGTTCTCGTGTATGGTGTAACAATGTAATGTAACAATCAACTTAGTAATTGGTTCTTCATTTAATCTTGTTTCTTCATTACCATAaacttctttttttattttttctttatcatTCGGCAAATTCTTATTTTTTCATGTCTTAACTAATAtgctttcatttttttaattaatacttCCACAAATAGCTCTcttaactaaattaaattcatttcatACGGATTATTTTATTCCTTTTCTTATGATCGCGTTTAGGAAGTGAGCTTTTTCATTGATATTGAGAAATGGGGTGGCAATTTATAGACACGGTAGTTTGAAttaatatttcagttttataACGAATGGCGGCAGTGCCCGTACTGAACCGATTAAAAGTTAAAGTGTATCACAGCAGTACCGGTGcgattaacatttaatttgtaaCTGACCTTGCTATGGAGAAGGCAAATGAGCAAGTTTTACAGAATAAAGATTAAAACAGCTGTGCTCGCTCTCTATTGAGAGAGAGGAACATAGCATAAAGGGGAATGCAAAATGTATTGCTGCACAGAGCAATGTATAAGACCGATGAATAAAATAACTCAAATTTATGATGAGCTACTGCTTGCTGCGGGCTGCATAACCAAACAATCGCTTTTCTCGTCTATGTATCTTAAAAAAAGATTTTCGTAGcccttctttttgtttttacaatcttaataaataattatttccaTAATCATTTTCACAACAAATCATTATTTTATATCTCGTTTTCAATAATTCTCGTTTCTTATCTATCTTTCCTTCAAACAACAACATTGTCAGAATACCACTCTAGGCTCAGGTGCCGGCTCGTAGCAATCGACAACCATGAATCTCAATTCACCTTCCGCCAATCTACTGTCTATTTTCACAGCTTCCATTAGTGTGTTTTTAATCAGTTTCACCGTCTTCATCTGGAGAGCTAACCTCGATCTCCAGCTCGCTTGGCACCTGCCCATTTGGCAATCTTCTTAATTGTTCATGCGCATATTTATACCGTCTGTTACTTTTCATACTTTTTAATGTGTATCCCTCGTTCTCCAATAACTCAATATCTTTGAATAGACCTCTACATATAGGATCAAGTTTAGTCTGGTTTCTTTCAATATTATTATCCAACACTTAATTTTACTATTTTAGCTCTGCCTTTAtcaaatctcaggaactataaaagctagaaggttaaGATTAtaaatacagattctagagacatagacgtaGCGCAAGTTTATTGACATATGTTGAtgcgcccacaaaccgcacaaattgtgtatattttttcacatttgtatTAGTCTTCTAAATTTATATTGATTtgcaaaagaaaactttttgccacgcctacTCTACCGCCCAAatctgccactcccacattttaaaaacattttcggatattttttcataattttattagtcttgtatatttatatagatttGTCACGCCAAtgctaacgccctaaagcttCCTAAAACTGTCACGGCCACAATTTTAAAGTGTCTcgatttttcttctttattttttcttgaagATTTTTATCTGtatacagaaaaaaaaattttttcaatttttttctttttctttctcccaatatttatcgatatccctgaaaaatgatgaaatttcgcgttcgcttttccactagctgagtgAAGGGTATCCGATATCCGATAGTCGGGGaagtcgactatagcattctctcttgtttatattaatatctaaATCTTTTGTTCCCGTAAACGTCTCAAATAGACTGTCTGATAGGTGATTATAATATACCTTAAGCTGCgtggtccccagaagaaaaatcgaatatccttctccctatatatagcacaacatgactttattgactgCATGCTCTACTTGTCGTTGTCCCAAGATATTTATTATCGATTATGGAATATGCAgcttgtaacaagtcctgaaactgtgtttctgtccagagTAActcctcttactcaacctgaagatccaaATGATTCTACTTTTGAGGTGACAATCGACCGTAAGAAAAGAGAAATCAGAGAACACAACcaaacaaatttattgttttcgaAAGGCAACCTTTCTGAgtctaaataattttatatatgcCTTTAATTGTATAAAGGCGcatgcaataaatatttttttttctacaacgttttatttttatgaaatatttttttctcattgtaatgacttctttttggaaaatttatgttttaaattacagtagttGTAATAATGTCTTTTAATTTTGTCAGTTTGTTGCAATAGTAAAGTTCGGAAATATAGCCGCAAATAGTAATTGCGATAAGTAGTGAAAAATTAACTCGAAGGTcatataggaccccattacaaatACAATGACCTCCCCCCGTGGTGTTCCCTATCTaccgattattacatatattaatttatataattaattaattattttttataattataaacatatatatataatgtgAACGATAGCTATCAAGCGGAGATTTTAACAATCGAAtattaaaaaactattattattttatttcagcaTATTGATACGAAATTGgtcaaaactttaaataagtCAATTCCTTTCTtggatcagaattgatttcggcatAAAAATCGTCTTATAGCACATCTACGCATATATACATGttctcgtctattgtttttactcacaaaagaaagcaaattctatttttagatttcttacgctctcagcgttaGCGAGCGGTCAGAGggcaattttggccgtcaccaaaaaagtgactgaatagtgccaaaccaatgtgtGGCCGTTACGCATTGGCTTAGCGTTCTACTGTTCGCACTGCAATTAAGTCGCTCATTATCATTCGCTTTCGTTAACTTGTACATATCGCATAGATGTAAGATCTCGTTTGCTAAAACCCATAAAAACATTGTTGATGAACGAATTGCGCCTATATTGATGTTAAACTGTACTATATACGAATTTTAGTATTTCTGTTGCGCTGCGCCAAACGTATAAATCTCTTTTTGAAACTGCAACGCGCAGTCAcacggaaaaaaaaaaaaaaaaacatttttttaaagtttcaaGAACTTTGAATGTTATCTTCTGAATGTTATATTCTGCCGGATCTGCTGAACTTATATAAACTACTCTTTGATTATGTTTTCAACATGGATCAGTTAAGAGTGTTATTGTCAGTTAGAAGTCAAGCATAAATCATAAGCGCATAACGCGCTTGCTCAAGTCGTCACTGAATCTACGTGATGAATATACATTAGAGGAAATAACCTCACAATTGGACAGGCTCGGTTCAATTTGTAAAGAATTCAAAGaattgggaaataaaatggCTATTAAGGATGAGTGCGAAGGGTATATTGATCAATTTAACAACGAAGCATACAAAGATAAGTGCCTGCAAGCGTACTCATCTATTCAAGCTACAAGCCGGGGACCGGGGCCATCTACTAGGACCGGCAAAAACCACACGCAGGTGATGACAACGTTACGTTATTGACCATGCCGCGTCACACGTATAACATTTTTGACCACGCCGCTTGCAAGACGCTGCTGGGCAATGAGTATGGTATATTGTGAGGTCCTTCTAAGAATTTTATTAAtacgtagaatatgactggcgccaaagtGCCGTTACGAGTCAGGCCACAGCGTTGTCGCGCTtatcaaaatacacattaagcCATTTTCTGGAGACTGCAAGGAATGGCCCACATATAAGTAGCAGCACCCAGAAGTGTCACTGGTTAATTGAACGCTGCAACCGTCCCCAACACCTTGTGAACACTTAACTAGATACATTTGTAAACTTAACTTCGACTAGCAAAGCTGAACTGGAATTCTACGCGGCTTGGCCGTTGCTGGACAAAACAGGAACTGCTGGATTATCCACTCCATTCTGGTCAGGGTTGATGCTGAAACTCGACGAAAGTGGATCGAAGGCAGCCGCGGTCTGGATACTCCAACTATTGAAGACTTACTCAAGTTATTGGAGAGACGCTGTGAAGAATTCGACCTAAACAAACGTGAAGCTGACACAGATGTCAATGTCGGTCCTCGGCAAAACAATACCAAACAAACTTCACACGCTTTGGTGTCATTGGAGAAAGGTTCTTGTgttaaacacaattaaaaaaacaCAAGATCTACTCATGTCCACAGTTTGCtgacttatttatttgttcATAACCAGCCGAGTAACAagtatctgatagttgggGAACTCGAACTCTTGTTATTGTTGAAAAGGGGACATTGAGCTTAAGTTCTGGggtatttaaatttcttattGCGTGTTGTAACGAGATTTTTAAGGGGTGTGTTGGAAGAGGGTAAGAGTTTGCTGGAAAGTTTGTATGTCAGGAATTCTGTcttgtgtgtttatttgcgATTCAACTATAAGGTTGGTAGTTGGTGTTGTTCTAAGAGCTCCTGGAGTTTTGATGTTTTTTATGCGATTTGTTAAGTGTTTTGGGCGGTACCTTAAGTGGGCAGTCTATTTTATAGATTAATATCGAATTTATTATTTGGATAAGGGAGGAGGTGTGGTATTTTTTGGAGGAAAGGTGTTTTATGATGGTTTACAGAGGCTGTAGACATTGCCTATGTTGGTTGCCCAGTTGTATCTATTGTTTATTGTTAGCCCTAGAAATGTTGTGCTCTGACAATGTTGGGGTCTGACAATAGTTAAAATTTCCACTTTGAATAGTTTCAAAAAGTTGTTACAAATTGGTGAGTATGTGTTTAGGTAGCAGACTCTCAATTAACAATGTGGTCCTGCTAGAAATATGCCACACGCAACTGAAAAAACTGAATGCAATactgaaattaatttgtggtcATTTTGACGAGATCAGGCTTCAGAAACATAACCCTAGATTATTGTAGTAATTAACGTTAAAATGGGCTCAACGATCGGGTAGTATAAATATATGCAGTATTATAAATACTAGCCTTTTACCAAGCTAAACCGAAGATCATTACTAAGTGAGGTGGCTCTGGGCCATATTATTGATCATGGGCTCAAAAAGGATAAGTACTGTGCCATTCAGTCAAAGTAAGCCTACAAGATGTTTAAAtcgaatattaaattatttaggTGAGGGTATTACAATGGCATGTAAACGAACTAAGCAATTGAATCCGCTgagttaaaattaaataatggtTTTTATGGAAGCACTGAATAAtctatataaacaaacaaacaggcaTTCAATGAGTCAAATGAAGACGATTCGTTCCTTTTTGCAACGACAGTAACGCCTCTGCGTGTTATATTCACCAGACGGGAATAATTTTATTCCGAAAACAAACGATTTTATCGGCCTTTGAAACTAGATCTTCTCAAAaatattgcagaatttgcatgcctcaataataattatattacgTAAAGTTTAATTTGTAGTTAACTGTTAATGAcagaaaagtataaataaataaatgacaaatataaaaataaatttttgtgGACCAAAAATTGTAAGTCTTTAATAAAAAAGAGCCTGTATAAAATctttataaaatgaaaatatggagtTAGGGTTGACCAAACAAACCAGAAGCACAAATGTTGGGAATTCTGCTAGCGCAGCATTCAATAACTTTAATGTCTCCCGAAATAACAGACGCTTTTATCGTCATTTCAAACATGAGGAAAATTTTAATATGATTGTCAGGTTCATTGCCAATTGACCTAGATAAGTATGAACAAGTGCCATAGGACGGGGAACTAATTGTTGACGTGCTTTCTTAGGTTTCAATAACAGCGACAGTTTACAAGATTCTGGTTCACTCCAAAGATATTCTTAAAAACGTAAGTGTAAGGGCATTATTCATCTTCAAATTGCATGGCGGACGGCAAAGCCGAATGATGTTTTCTTGTCGAAACATGCATCGCGaataaagctgttttccttaTTCGAAGCTGACATTAATGAAATCAAAAGAAGGACGGTCCAACTGCTGATCGTTGAAATTCTGGTTTGGCATAGAGAGGTAATCCCAGATAAAGACAAGTGTGATCCAAAGGTGGCCGAAGATGACGTCAAAGCCAGTGACGCCTGTTACTGGCAGTTTACTGGGTCCGTACCGGCATGCTTCCTCCGTTGGAAGCCATGCTTTCAACAGAGTCTTTAAGGGGAAGCATACACAACTTTTTCACTGCCCGTCTTGTCTTTCCTGATGATGGTTTCAGTACAGGGTCTCTTCCGGGTATTAGCTGAAGCACTCCACCAAAGGGCCacctcattgggggtagattctcgtccttgaCAAGAACAATGTCGTTTACCGACAGACCAGGCCTTGGAGTTCGCCACTTGCAATGCTGCTGAACTAACGTTACACATTCTTCCTTCTACTTAGAGCCGAATATTTACAGCAAAAACGATACGCGCTGCCACACATTCAAGCTCGTACAGTTGAGACTTATCACGTTAGGCTCACAGAAAGAATAAGGAGGAACATCCATATCAGGCTCTCTGAAAGTAAATCTGAAGGTCTAGAATTAATTAAGGCTGAGATATGGCATTAAAGAGTCCTTAATTAATCGAATGATAGGACTGAAGGACCCACAGCACGATAAAAATGGTGcttggccgttttcaccgtCGCTTCCCAAAGCCCACCAAAATAGGCCGAACGTGGAGGGATGAAATGCCGATAGTTTCAGATAGACAAAAATTGTGCACCGACTTCTGGTGATCATTGCTAAACACAGTCGCTTTAGTTCCAGTAGCTCGTTTCTGACGACGACAAAATtagtggcgttgtctgaccataTTTGTTAGGCTTCAACCTTGTGCATATAAAAGGCTTGAGACCATGGAAAAATGCTACTGTGGTCATTCActggcaaataaataagaaaacgTAGCACTTTATTGGGGGCTTGTTGCGAGCCTCCGGCTTGCAGAAGAATGGCCCACAGAAATAGACTCCAGTGGGAGTCTT
This region of Drosophila sechellia strain sech25 unplaced genomic scaffold, ASM438219v1 2R_2, whole genome shotgun sequence genomic DNA includes:
- the LOC6620522 gene encoding mitogen-activated protein kinase ERK-A isoform X3, with product MEEFNSNGSVVNGTGSMEVPQSNAEVIRGQIFEVGPRYIKLAYIGEGAYGMVVSADDTLTSQRVAIKKISPFEHQTYCQRTLREITILTRFKHENIIDIRDILRVDSIDQMRDVYIVQCLMETDLYKLLKTQRLSNDHICYFLYQILRGLKYIHSANVLHRDLKPSNLLLNKTCDLKICDFGLARIADPEHDHTGFLTEYVATRWYRAPEIMLNSKGYTKSIDIWSVGCILAEMLSNRPIFPGKHYLDQLNHILGVLGSPSRDDLECIINEKARNYLESLPFKPNVPWAKLFPNADALALDLLGKMLTFNPHKRIPVEEALAHPYLEQYYDPGDEPVAEVPFRINMENDDISRDALKSLIFEETLKFKERQPDNAL
- the LOC6620522 gene encoding mitogen-activated protein kinase ERK-A isoform X2, producing the protein MIYAVDFDKPYLRVCFKIKKELSNIFISLEQTLVMEEFNSNGSVVNGTGSMEVPQSNAEVIRGQIFEVGPRYIKLAYIGEGAYGMVVSADDTLTSQRVAIKKISPFEHQTYCQRTLREITILTRFKHENIIDIRDILRVDSIDQMRDVYIVQCLMETDLYKLLKTQRLSNDHICYFLYQILRGLKYIHSANVLHRDLKPSNLLLNKTCDLKICDFGLARIADPEHDHTGFLTEYVATRWYRAPEIMLNSKGYTKSIDIWSVGCILAEMLSNRPIFPGKHYLDQLNHILGVLGSPSRDDLECIINEKARNYLESLPFKPNVPWAKLFPNADALALDLLGKMLTFNPHKRIPVEEALAHPYLEQYYDPGDERLLVQALNQGKAGECGMDVYPFVF